The Pecten maximus chromosome 11, xPecMax1.1, whole genome shotgun sequence genome has a segment encoding these proteins:
- the LOC117337184 gene encoding uncharacterized protein LOC117337184: MTSNGDVKIIQRIKEEPQSSRDMKKIQRCEEGPLRRERQCRANYLNGRQTTVSLGGPCLSSSNGIVKVGTGRETAPEDSKSKGYRSRQFTAKYLSKQRDQKHSDQSEYLQEENLMQPNNNDHISHHIEEQPKRSINARNRYFTAKYLTTRQDKGDLNVGTTNQNALRSTEDPSSSETSGRPTGDYHKAHFSRRETSGRPTSNSNGADPSSRETSGRPTGDNHRKRIRVNGCRTFGS; this comes from the exons ATGACCTCTAACGGTGATGTTAAGATAATTCAGAGGATAAAAGAAGAACCCCAGTCTAGCCGTGATATGAAGAAAATTCAGAGATGCGAAGAAGGACCACTGAGGAGGGAGAGACAATGTAGAGCAAATTACCTTAACGGACGCCAAACCACAG TTTCCCTTGGTGGTCCGTGTTTATCGAGCTCCAATGGTATAGTAAAAGTTGGGACTGGAAGAGAAACAGCTCCTGAAGATTCCAAATCAAAGGGATACAGGAGTCGCCAGTTCACCGCCAAATACCTCTCCAAACAGCGAGATCAGA AACACTCAGATCAATCCGAATACCTACAGGAGGAAAACTTGATGCAACCAAACAACAATGATCACATTTCACACCACATCGAAGAACAGCCTAAGCGTAGTATTAATGCTAGAAACAGATATTTTACAGCAAAGTATTTGACAACGCGTCAAGACAAAG GTGACCTTAACGTTGGTACAACAAACCAGAATGCTCTAAGATCGACGGAGGATCCGTCAAGCAGTGAAACTTCCGGAAGACCAACTGGTGATTACCACAAGGCGCATTTCTCCCGCCGTGAAACTTCCGGAAGACCAACTAGTAACAGCAACGGGGCGGATCCCTCCAGCCGTGAAACTTCCGGTAGACCAACTGGTGACAACCACAGGAAGAGAATCCGTGTAAATGGCTGTAGAACTTTTGGCTCATAA
- the LOC117338318 gene encoding LOW QUALITY PROTEIN: uncharacterized protein LOC117338318 (The sequence of the model RefSeq protein was modified relative to this genomic sequence to represent the inferred CDS: deleted 1 base in 1 codon) produces the protein MYMYLYVVVVCLVVGRGVANITGQHPVSGTCFCLTTSNVNAHSGPGLHEPVHASLSVNQCYKFHGGILTKDGYTWYQLQNVNGENLWVAGNFLNIASDVALCTAGVSACTDTTAKNLACEILQLHNSGRITLWDRHPSGNHDNAYAYNNIRDTCRGLGASRSSYYCDLCGNNTPGGHVCLSRTLLQFIYDLGKAGNMHVNEIAGACHHCHSSHYKGTAVDIQASSRNTEIMTKCRSMGGFALDETSHIHCNF, from the exons atgtacatgtatttgtacgTGGTTGTCGTCTGTTTGGTTGTGGGAAGAGGTGTGGCCAACATCACCGGCCAACACCCCGTTTCTGGAACCTGCTTCTGTCTAACCACCTCCAATGTCAACGCTCACTCGGGCC CTGGCCTCCACGAGCCGGTGCACGCGTCATTGTCTGTTAACCAGTGCTACAAGTTCCACGGTGGGATCCTTACCAAAGATGGCTACACATGGTACCAGCTTCAAAACGTCAACGGAGAG AACCTTTGGGTAGCAGGGAATTTCTTGAACATAGCCTCTGATGTAGCCCTATGTACTG CCGGAGTTTCAGcatgtacagacaccacagcTAAAAATCTA GCTTGCGAAATTCTACAGTTACATAACTCGGGTCGGATCACTTTATGGGATCGTCATCCTTCTGGTAACCATGACAACGCCTATGCCTATAACAACATCCGGGATACCTGTAGGGGACTAGGGGCCTCCAGATCAAG TTATTACTGCGACCTATGTGGTAACAACACGCCCGGAGGTCACGTTTGTCTCAGCAGGACGCTGTTACAATTCATATACGACTTGGGTAAAGCAGGTAACATGCAT GTAAATGAGATAGCGGGGGCCTGCCACCACTGTCACTCATCTCACTACAAAGGGACGGCTGTAGACATTCAGGCCAGCTCTAGGAACACCGAGATCATGACCAAGTGCAGGTCCATGGGTGGATTCGCCCTCGATGAGACTAGCCATATCCATTGTAACTTCTGA